A genomic stretch from Larimichthys crocea isolate SSNF chromosome XXII, L_crocea_2.0, whole genome shotgun sequence includes:
- the tmem135 gene encoding transmembrane protein 135, producing MAALSKIPHSCYEVGHTWSPSCVQSAVDVTRGALEVSFKIYAPLYLIAAILRRRKKDYYLKRLLPEILWSTSFLTANGGLYIVFFCILRKLLGGFYSWSAGFGSALPASYIAILLERKSRRGLLTIYMTNLATETLFRMAVTRGIVKPIKHGEVLLFCITASLYMFFFRNKDGLKGFAFSALKFIIGKEEIPTHSVTAEHAFTRAHERTAAIETQDSQVSAERPSSRRKTLIAYTRELLESICKKGPRHRCCKHYQDNCISYCVKGFVRMFSVGYLIQCCLKVPSAFRQMFSKPSRLPSLFYNKENFQLGAFLGSFVSIYKGTSCLLRWLRNIDDELHALIAGFLAGLSMFFYKSTTISMYLFTKLVETMYFKGIEAGRFPYFPHADTVLYAISTAICFQAAVMEVQNLRPTYWKFLLRLTKGRFALMNRQLLDVFGTQASRDFKGFVPKLDPRFVTALLPGADIQLG from the exons ATGGCTGCGCTCAGTAAGATACCGCACAGCTGCTATGAAGTCGGTCACACATGGAGCCCGTCGTGCGTGCAGTCCGCTGTGGACGTAACCAGAGGAGCTCTGGAGGTCTCCTTCAAAATATACGCCCCGCTGTACCTG ataGCAGCCATTCTAAGACGAAGGAAGAAGGATTACTACTTAAAAAGACTTCTCCCTGAGATCCTTTGGTCTACCTCTTTCCTCACTGCCAATGGAGGTCTCTACATCGTTTTCTTCTGCATCCTCAG GAAACTGTTGGGAGGGTTCTACTCCTGGTCTGCTGGCTTTGGCTCCGCACTGCCTGCCTCCTATATTGCCATCCTCCTCGAGCGTAAGAGCAG GAGAGGGCTGCTGACAATATACATGACAAATCTT GCCACTGAGACTTTGTTTCGCATGGCAGTGACGCGAGGCATCGTCAAACCCATCAAACATGGCGAG gtGCTCCTGTTCTGCATAACTGCATCACTCTACATGTTCTTCTTCAG GAATAAAGATGGTCTCAAAGGCTTTGCGTTCTCTGCGTTAAA GTTCATCATTGGAAAAGAGGAGATTCCGACTCACTCTGTGACGGCAGAACACGCCTTTACAAGAGCCCATGAGAGAACAGCTGCTATAGAGACACAGGACTCGCAGGTGTCAGCCGAAAGGCCCAGCTCCAGGAGGAAAACTCTGATAGCCTACACCAGGGAGCTGCTAGAATCTAT ATGCAAAAAGGGTCCAAGACACAGATGTTGTAAACATTACCAAGACAACTGCATTTCCTACTGCGTTAAA GGTTTTGTCAGGATGTTCAGTGTCGGCTACTTGATTCAGTGTTGTCTTAAAGTGCCTTCAGCATTCAGGCAGATGTTCTCGAAACCCTCTCGGCTCCCCTCACTCTTCTACAACAAAGAGAACTTCCAGCTCGGGGCCTTTTTAGGATCCTTCGTCAGTATCTACAAG GGAACAAGCTGCTTGCTACGCTGGCTGCGTAACATTGATGATGAACTCCACGCACTGATCGCTG GCTTCCTGGCTGGTTTGTCAATGTTCTTCTACAAAAGCACGACAATATCCATGTACCTCTTCACAAAGCTGGTGGAG actATGTACTTCAAGGGCATCGAGGCCGGACGGTTCCCTTACTTTCCTCATGCAGACACGGTCCTGTACGCCATCTCCACTGCTATCTGTTTCCAAGCT GCTGTGATGGAAGTGCAGAACCTCAGGCCTACATACTGGAAGTTCCTGCTGCGTTTAACTAAGGGCAG GTTTGCTCTGATGAACAGACAGTTGCTAGATGTGTTTGGAACTCAGGCCTCCAGGGACTTTAAAGGCTTTGTGCCCAAACTGGATCCTCGTTTCGTCACGGCGCTTCTACCAGGAGCCGACATCCAACTTGGATGA
- the LOC109136800 gene encoding uncharacterized protein LOC109136800 isoform X1, giving the protein MCNITNTLRNNRFLLPVVFFVNTTPTKTLQDMVKYLVYKGCLLDLFKICPTCSRDCQVHTCVKGTFLSVTQKCLYQSCLYTRKWKSEPLVGSCPAGNLHLSAAVYHTGSSFIQTNKVLNTMHVRTFTRMAHRNHVQHYILPSVLHKWRLHQNNLLDSLKQRGTVSLGGYMRANSPGHCAKYGSYSMMDLGTNKIVDIQLVQSNEVGSSTRMEKEGLIWSLQYLEQPGVKVASLVTDRHSQVQKSIRAQKPDIDHFYDVWHLCIALTKKVDAISKEKVKRWQKGIKTHLHWSASGSSSGEETVAKWTFLINHIQNVYVHDIPLFPKCIHPCTTDKNKKPGMSIFSSNYVIELLILTPNLINLSLYLIIQLWLGG; this is encoded by the exons ATGTGCAACATTACAAATACACTTCGTAACAACCGTTTTTTGTTGCCTGTGGTTTTCTTTGTCAACACAACACCAACCAAGACCCTGCAGGACATGGTGAAATACCTGGTATATAAGGGGTGCCTGCTTGATCTTTTTAAAATCTGCCCTACCTGTTCAAGAGACTGCCAGGTACACACATGTGTAAAAGGGACATTCCTTTCTGTGACCCAAAAGTGCCTCTACCAGAGCTGCTTGTACACCAGAAAGTGGAAGAGTGAACCTCTTGTGGGCAGCTGTCCAGCAGGGAACCTCCACCTATCCGCTGCTGTGTACCACACAGGCTCTTCTTTCATCCAGACTAACAAG GTTCTCAATACAATGCATGTGAGGACTTTCACCAGGATGGCACATCGTAATCATGTGCAGCACTACATTCTGCCTTCTGTGCTTCATAAATGGCGTTTACACCAAAACAACCTGCTGGACAGTCTGAAACAGAGGGGCACTGTATCTCTCGGTGGTTATATGAGAGCCAACAGTCCAGGACATTGTGCAAAGTATGGTTCCTATTCCATGATGGATCTCGGCACAAACAAAATTGTTGATATCCAACTTGTACAA AGCAATGAAGTGGGAAGCAGTACACGCATGGAAAAGGAGGGGCTGATCTGGAGTCTGCAGTATCTCGAACAACCTGGTGTTAAAGTGGCCTCCCTGGTGACAGACCGACACAGCCAGGTTCAAAAATCTATCCGGGCGCAAAAACCAGACATTGACCACTTTTATGATGTGTGGCACTTATGTATAG CACTCACTAAGAAGGTGGATGCCATCTCCAAGGAAAAGGTGAAACGGTGgcaaaaaggtatcaaaactcACCTTCACTGGTCAGCATCGGGTTCATCCAGTGGAGAGGAAACCGTGGCAAAATGGACATTCCTTATCAACCACATCCAGAATGTTTATGTCCATGACATTCCACTCTTCCCAAAGTGCATCCATCCCTGTaccactgacaaaaacaaaaaacctggTATGTCAATATTCAGTAGCAATTATGTAATTGAACTGctcattttgacacctaatttaaTAAACTTGTCGTTATATTTGATCATTCAactttggctgggtggttaa
- the LOC109136800 gene encoding uncharacterized protein LOC109136800 isoform X2 has translation MVKYLVYKGCLLDLFKICPTCSRDCQVHTCVKGTFLSVTQKCLYQSCLYTRKWKSEPLVGSCPAGNLHLSAAVYHTGSSFIQTNKVLNTMHVRTFTRMAHRNHVQHYILPSVLHKWRLHQNNLLDSLKQRGTVSLGGYMRANSPGHCAKYGSYSMMDLGTNKIVDIQLVQSNEVGSSTRMEKEGLIWSLQYLEQPGVKVASLVTDRHSQVQKSIRAQKPDIDHFYDVWHLCIALTKKVDAISKEKVKRWQKGIKTHLHWSASGSSSGEETVAKWTFLINHIQNVYVHDIPLFPKCIHPCTTDKNKKPGMSIFSSNYVIELLILTPNLINLSLYLIIQLWLGG, from the exons ATGGTGAAATACCTGGTATATAAGGGGTGCCTGCTTGATCTTTTTAAAATCTGCCCTACCTGTTCAAGAGACTGCCAGGTACACACATGTGTAAAAGGGACATTCCTTTCTGTGACCCAAAAGTGCCTCTACCAGAGCTGCTTGTACACCAGAAAGTGGAAGAGTGAACCTCTTGTGGGCAGCTGTCCAGCAGGGAACCTCCACCTATCCGCTGCTGTGTACCACACAGGCTCTTCTTTCATCCAGACTAACAAG GTTCTCAATACAATGCATGTGAGGACTTTCACCAGGATGGCACATCGTAATCATGTGCAGCACTACATTCTGCCTTCTGTGCTTCATAAATGGCGTTTACACCAAAACAACCTGCTGGACAGTCTGAAACAGAGGGGCACTGTATCTCTCGGTGGTTATATGAGAGCCAACAGTCCAGGACATTGTGCAAAGTATGGTTCCTATTCCATGATGGATCTCGGCACAAACAAAATTGTTGATATCCAACTTGTACAA AGCAATGAAGTGGGAAGCAGTACACGCATGGAAAAGGAGGGGCTGATCTGGAGTCTGCAGTATCTCGAACAACCTGGTGTTAAAGTGGCCTCCCTGGTGACAGACCGACACAGCCAGGTTCAAAAATCTATCCGGGCGCAAAAACCAGACATTGACCACTTTTATGATGTGTGGCACTTATGTATAG CACTCACTAAGAAGGTGGATGCCATCTCCAAGGAAAAGGTGAAACGGTGgcaaaaaggtatcaaaactcACCTTCACTGGTCAGCATCGGGTTCATCCAGTGGAGAGGAAACCGTGGCAAAATGGACATTCCTTATCAACCACATCCAGAATGTTTATGTCCATGACATTCCACTCTTCCCAAAGTGCATCCATCCCTGTaccactgacaaaaacaaaaaacctggTATGTCAATATTCAGTAGCAATTATGTAATTGAACTGctcattttgacacctaatttaaTAAACTTGTCGTTATATTTGATCATTCAactttggctgggtggttaa